A region from the Papaver somniferum cultivar HN1 unplaced genomic scaffold, ASM357369v1 unplaced-scaffold_22, whole genome shotgun sequence genome encodes:
- the LOC113340574 gene encoding uncharacterized protein LOC113340574, with amino-acid sequence MKLPWDILLDILIRLPLKSIVRFRFNFNVHFQSGAEFQRNEIRFLKSGIQLFKRYFGFNLLFSVQCCYKGFSKDTCNFQQLLDPSLPKACFWTSKPCLYLWNDLLLCKH; translated from the exons ATGAAGTTACCATGGGATATCCTATTAGACATTCTTATTCGGCTTCCGTTGAAGTCAATCGTACGATTCAG ATTTAATTTTAATGTACATTTTCAGTCTGGTGCAGAATTTCAGAG AAATGAGATTCGATTTCTGAAATCAGGGATTCAGCTTTTTAAGCGTTATTTTGGCTTCAACCTGCTCTTCTCAGTGCAGTGCTGTTACAAAGGCTTCAGCAAGGATACCTGCAACTTTCAACAACTCTTGGACCCATCTCTCCCCAAAGCTTGTTTTTGGACATCTAAACCCTGTTTATATCTCTGGAATGACCTGTTATTGTGTAAGCATTAA
- the LOC113340687 gene encoding BTB/POZ domain-containing protein At5g17580-like, giving the protein MMADKENTNISFSNNWYRKPTATLSEVRFQIHGEQYCLDRKHLTAKSGKFAALLKNHKNEELAYAFKNIPGDSTTFQLAMNFCYGREVNFTAVNVVPLICLVFYLDMTEDHCKGNLLNIALCFFYSKILPTWNEAVKALQTTELVFDEASHLGLVDSCLESLLSKARQNPRLLGEPFKKPIHSDDGVSNKNGDCRPNARKKLFAPNQRPSSEAFTSLSLRLYDLTISNMVQNGVQPEYIAASLYKYAKKWANVDITGEEAVKDCKEVIETIEKLLPDETEVLPCKLLFEMLQTAIVFHASPSCRYGFETRIGKQLKEAAVEDLLIPSQSYASEMQFDTACVKRILKNFYANYNASDNVGMIKVAELIEDFLSTIARDVNLTKDSFISLSAVSVATSVETKRYSDGVYRAINIYLDKHNYLTEAEKEEVCQSLDCSRLSPEACTHAAQNSLLPLRVVVQALFASQLHLREVITTRAEDSDNGSRKDESIIVSDITDDARIEMEHRVIELENECDRMKKQIERGVAKEKNSTWKALKRKLGCMNGSHAYTDCQVKKKVHPRNGA; this is encoded by the exons ATGATGGCTGATAAAGAAAACACCAACATTTCTTTTTCTAATAATTG gtaTCGTAAGCCCACTGCAACGTTGTCCGAAGTTCGTTTTCAGATTCATGGCGAGCAATATTGTCTAGATAGA AAACATCTGACAGCAAAATCAGGCAAATTTGCTGCCTTACTGAAAAATCACAAGAATGAAGAGCTTGCTTATGCTTTTAAGAACATACCCGGAGATTCCACAACTTTTCAACTTGCCATGAATTTTTGTTACGGCCGTGAAGTAAACTTTACAGCCGTTAATGTTGTTCCTCTTATTTGTCTTGTTTTCTACCTCGACATGACTGAAGATCATTGTAAGGGAAATCTCTTAAACATTGCATTATGCTTCTTTTACTCGAAAATCCTACCTACATGGAACGAAGCTGTTAAGGCGTTGCAAACCACAGAACTGGTTTTTGACGAGGCGAGTCATCTTGGTTTGGTTGATTCCTGTCTAGAGTCTTTACTTTCGAAGGCCCGTCAGAATCCTCGCCTCCTTGGAGAACCATTCAAGAAACCAATCCACAGTGACGATGGAGTCAGTAACAAAAATGGTGATTGTAGACCAAATGCAAGGAAGAAATTGTTTGCACCTAATCAGCGGCCATCATCAGAGGCTTTTACATCATTAAGTCTACGGCTTTATGATCTGACCATATCGAATATGGTTCAAAATGGGGTGCAACCGGAATACATAGCTGCTTCTCTTTACAAATACGCAAAGAAATGGGCCAATGTTGACATCACAGGGGAAGAAGCAGTTAAGGATTGTAAAGAAGTCATTGAAACAATAGAGAAGCTCTTGCCTGACGAAACCGAAGTACTTCCCTGCAAATTGTTGTTTGAGATGCTCCAGACTGCAATTGTCTTCCACGCCAGCCCAAGCTGTAGGTATGGATTTGAAACGAGGATAGGCAAGCAGCTAAAAGAAGCCGCAGTTGAAGATTTATTGATTCCGTCTCAAAGTTATGCATCTGAAATGCAATTTGATACAGCTTGTGTGAAAAGGATACTAAAAAACTTCTATGCCAACTACAATGCGTCAGACAATGTGGGCATGATCAAAGTCGCGGAGCTCATAGAAGATTTCCTGTCCACAATTGCAAGAGACGTAAATCTCACCAAGGATTCGTTTATTTCACTCTCCGCAGTATCCGTAGCAACATCAGTAGAAACAAAACGATACTCAGATGGAGTATACCGGGCCATCAATATCTACTTGGACAAACACAACTACCTGACAGAAGCCGAGAAAGAAGAAGTATGTCAAAGTCTGGATTGCTCCAGGTTGTCTCCAGAAGCGTGCACTCACGCTGCACAAAACAGTCTATTGCCACTCAGGGTTGTAGTGCAGGCGTTATTTGCTAGCCAGCTGCACCTAAGAGAGGTTATCACCACAAGGGCTGAAGACTCGGATAACGGGTCCAGAAAAGACGAATCCATCATTGTAAGCGACATTACTGACGATGCACGGATCGAAATGGAGCACCGAGTGATCGAGCTGGAGAACGAGTGTGACAGAATGAAGAAACAAATAGAGCGTGGCGTCGCGAAAGAGAAAAACAGCACTTGGAAGGCTTTGAAAAGGAAGCTTGGATGCATGAATGGCAGCCATGCCTACACTGATTGTCAAGTTAAGAAGAAGGTCCATCCTAGAAATGGTGCCTAG
- the LOC113340646 gene encoding protein TIC 56, chloroplastic-like → MASINFNWFGGENWFQKPPNPISPINLISFTTTTNFQKPSSNFASISSSVSNLFGKPKKKPEDENPDRPPPGYYRNMYDQYVWECENNPDYRHTPEVDKILNEDQVFEEKTNPTEEEIKKNAEWWEEFHKNPVVEFLRRAEEVADYENEKELKENENPYRKEDRKLWKAVPHVPGLDGRPMPRKAIKTDEESDDKFWDFARQFFFGLWGFRQRPYPPGRPIDVAQAIGYKRLEKRYYDFIMRSGGWYYKDRLGRTRGPLQLITMKTAWGAGIIDKDTFIWGEDMDEWAPIHMVYGLERAVATWEVRLGAAATAFVHKLQKGIPPWVPLKGQEKKTYKQLQEEAIASKNRDLAVLEANDGVWPGMKTPSHALFLWASGSELTNMLRGEDHMPNKYISKDLRKQLQKEIPGLRPWEVLSIEQAMDQITYGGKWYRERLGSYTTGPPYLRNWNRDVKRIFRIFYTLSYRVYNKLERTVPGFGEVMRKVRAETEKKRNEKMAAQKKLELEKSISRPATNQ, encoded by the exons ATGgcttcaatcaatttcaattggTTTGGTGGAGAAAACTGGTTTCAAAAACCCCCAAACCCAATTTCTCCAATAAATCTCATTTccttcacaacaacaacaaatttccAAAAACCCTCTTCAAATTTTGCTTCAATCAGTAGTTCAGTTTCAAATCTCTTCGGAAAACCCAAGAAAAAGCCTGAAGATGAAAACCCAGATAGACCACCACCTGGTTATTACAGAAATATGTATGACCAGTACGTATGGGAATGTGAGAACAATCCAGATTATCGTCATACACCAGAAGTAGATAAAATACTTAATGAAGATCAAGTGTTTGAGGAAAAGACTAACCCCACTGAAGAAGAGATTAAGAAGAACGCTGAATGGTGGGAAGAATTTCATAAGAACCCAGTTGTTGAGTTTTTGAGAAGAGCTGAAGAAGTTGCTGATTATGAGAATGAGAAGGAATTGAAAGAGAATGAGAATCCGTATAGGAAAGAGGATAGGAAGCTTTGGAAAGCTGTGCCACATGTTCCAGGGTTAGATGGTAGACCAATGCCTAGGAAAGCTATTAAgactgatgaagaatctgatgataAGTTCTGGGATTTTGCTAGGCAGTTCTTTTTTGGTCTTTGGGGTTTTAGACAAAGACCGTATCCTCCTGGTAGACCTATCGATGTGGCTCAAGCTATTGGGTATAAGCGACTCGAGAAACGGTATTATGATT TTATCATGAGGAGTGGTGGTTGGTACTACAAGGATCGTTTGGGTCGAACAAGGGGACCTTTACAGCTGATAACCATGAAAACTGCTTGGGGTGCTGGGATAATTGATAAGGATACCTTCATTTGGGGTGAAGACATGGATGAATGGGCACCTATTCACATGGTTTATGGCTTAGAAAGAGCAGTTGCCACTTGGGAAg TTAGACTAGGAGCTGCTGCAACAGCTTTCGTTCATAAACTACAGAAAGGTATACCTCCCTGGGTGCCACTCAAGGGGCAGGAAAAGAAGACTTATAAGCAACTTCAAGAAGAAGCAATTGCAAGCAAAAACCGGGATTTAGCAGTTCTTGAAGCTAATGATGGTGTCTGGCCTGGAATGAAAACACCTAGCCATGCTTTATTTCTCTGGGCTAGTGGCTCAGAACTAACCAATATGCTGAGAGGTGAAGACCACATGCCCAATAAGTATATCTCCAAAGATCTTAG GAAACAATTGCAAAAAGAAATTCCTGGTTTGAGGCCGTGGGAAGTTCTTAGCATCGAACAAGCTATGGATCAGATTACATACGGTGGGAAATGGTACCGTGAGCGTCTTGGCTCCTATACAACAGGCCCTCCATACCTAAGGAATTGGAATAGGGATGTCAAG AGAATCTTTAGAATATTCTACACCCTCAGCTACAGAGTTTATAACAAATTAGAGCGTACAGTTCCTGGATTCGGTGAAGTAATGAGGAAGGTCCGCGCTGAGACAGAGAAAAAACGGAACGAGAAGATGGCCGCACAGAAGAAACTGGAACTAGAGAAATCCATCAGCAGACCTGCTACTAATCAATAG
- the LOC113340465 gene encoding protein DETOXIFICATION 14-like: MEEGLLFKAKDQEEEGGNKSLTWDAFVEEAKKVAYIAGPMVAVTLSFQLISVISLMMVGHLGEVALASTAMATSLCAVTGPSLLVGMASGLETLCGQAYGAQQCQKLGVYTYSAMISLTLVCIPISFIWISMESILTFTGQDPVISREAGRYAICFIPALFGRAILHPLIKYLQTQSLIVPMLLSSMTTLCLHIPLCWVFVFHLGFGNIGAAFSCSISYWLNVLILGLYVKYSPSCKSTRVPLSKEAFQRIGEFLSLAVPSAVMVCLQWWSFEIMILLSGLLPNPQLETSVLSICLTSISLLYMIPSGIAAAVSTRVSNELGAGRPQAARLAVFTTMIIAGTEIAIVSSTLFVCRYTVGYAYSNAKEVVYNVTAMVPLICLSTILDGLQGVLSGIARGTGWQRIGAYVNLGSLYIGGIPVSLLLGFFINWRGRGLWLGIMSGAAIQTAILCVITIQTNWEKQAEIARKRIFQ; this comes from the exons ATGGAAGAAGGtctgttattcaaggcaaaagatcaagaagaagagGGAGGAAACAAAAGCTTAACATGGGATGCATTTGTGGAAGAGGCAAAGAAGGTGGCTTACATTGCCGGGCCTATGGTTGCTGTTACCTTGTCTTTTCAGCTCATTTCAGTCATATCTTTGATGATGGTGGGTCACCTCGGTGAAGTTGCTCTCGCTAGCACCGCCATGGCGACCTCTCTTTGTGCTGTTACTGGCCCCAGTCTTCTT GTAGGAATGGCAAGTGGGCTAGAAACACTATGTGGACAAGCTTATGGAGCACAACAATGTCAAAAACTTGGAGTTTATACTTATAGTGCAATGATTTCTCTTACTTTAGTTTGTATCCCTATCTCTTTTATATGGATTTCGATGGAAAGTATACTCACCTTTACAGGACAAGACCCTGTTATCTCACGCGAAGCAGGGAGATATGCAATATGTTTTATCCCAGCGCTTTTCGGTCGGGCAATTCTCCATCCGTTAATAAAATATCTTCAGACTCAAAGTTTGATTGTTCCCATGCTACTAAGTTCGATGACTACTTTATGTTtgcacatacctctttgttgggTTTTCGTATTTCATTTGGGGTTTGGAAACATTGGAGCTGCATTTTCATGTAGTATATCATATTGGCTCAATGTTCTGATTCTCGGGTTATATGTTAAGTATTCTCCATCATGCAAATCAACTCGAGTACCGTTATCAAAAGAGGCATTTCAAAGAATTGGAGAGTTTTTAAGCCTTGCAGTTCCTTCTGCCGTAATGGTTTG TTTACAGTGGTGGTCATTCGAGATTATGATTTTGTTATCTGGACTTCTACCTAATCCCCAACTTGAAACTTCAGTGCTCTCCATATG TCTCACAAGTATCTCACTGCTTTACATGATACCATCTGGAATTGCTGCTGCTGTAAG CACTCGAGTATCAAATGAGTTAGGTGCTGGGAGACCGCAAGCAGCACGGTTAGCCGTCTTCACCACTATGATTATTGCAGGGACTGAGATTGCTATAGTAAGTTCGACGCTTTTTGTGTGCCGTTATACTGTGGGATATGCCTACAGCAATGCGAAAGAAGTGGTATACAATGTGACAGCAATGGTTCCACTAATCTGTCTCTCAACCATTCTGGACGGCCTACAAGGTGTCCTATCAG GTATTGCTAGAGGGACTGGATGGCAGCGTATAGGTGCTTATGTAAACCTAGGATCACTATACATTGGTGGAATTCCAGTGTCTCTTTTGTTGGGTTTCTTTATAAATTGGAGAGGAAGAGGGCTTTGGCTTGGAATTATGTCTGGGGCTGCTATACAAACAGCTATACTTTGTGTTATAACAATCCAAACAAATTGGGAAAAACAG GCAGAGATAGCAAGGAAGAGGATATTTCagtag